A genomic segment from Bubalus bubalis isolate 160015118507 breed Murrah chromosome 5, NDDB_SH_1, whole genome shotgun sequence encodes:
- the MEN1 gene encoding menin isoform X1 produces MPRAAAMGLKAAQKTLFPLRSIDDVVRLFAAELGREEPDLVLLSLVLGFVEHFLAVNRVIPTNVPELTFQPSPAPDPPGGLTYFPVADLSIIAALYARFTAQIRGAVDLSLYPREGGVSSRELVKKVSDVIWNSLSRSYFKDRAHIQSLFSFITGTKLDSSGVAFAVVGACQALGLRDVHLALSEDHAWVVFGPNGEQTAEVTWHGKGNEDRRGQTVNAGVAERSWLYLKGSYMRCDRKMEVAFMVCAINPSIDLHTDSLELLQLQQKLLWLLYDLGHLERYPMALGNLADLEELEPTPGRPDPLTLYHKGIASAKTYYRDEHIYPYMYLAGYHCRNRNVREALQAWADTATVIQDYNYCREDEEIYKEFFEVANDVIPNLLKEAASLLEAGEERPGEQTQGMQSQGSALQDPECFAHLLRFYDGICKWEEGSPTPVLHVGWATFLVQSLGRFEGQVRQKVRIVSREAEAAEAEEPWGEEAREGRRRGPRRESKPEEPPPPKKPALDKGPGAGQGAVPGPPRKPPGTVPGTVRGAEGSSAAPVPAPAASPPPEGPVLTFQSEKMKGMKELLVATKINSSAIKLQLTAQSQVQMKKQKVSTPSDYTLSFLKRQRKGL; encoded by the exons AT GCCGAGGGCCGCCGCCATGGGGCTGAAGGCTGCCCAGAAAACGCTATTCCCGCTGCGTTCCATCGACGATGTGGTGCGCCTGTTCGCTGCCGAGCTGGGCCGAGAGGAGCCGGACCTGGTGCTCCTATCCTTGGTACTGGGCTTCGTGGAGCATTTCCTAGCTGTCAACCGCGTCATCCCCACCAACGTGCCTGAGCTCACTTTTCAGCCCAGCCCTGCGCCCGACCCTCCTGGCGGCCTCACCTACTTCCCGGTGGCCGACCTGTCCATCATCGCTGCCCTCTATGCCCGCTTCACTGCCCAGATCCGTGGCGCCGTTGACCTGTCTCTCTACCCGCGAGAGGGGGGCGTCTCCAGCCGTGAGCTGGTCAAGAAGGTCTCCGATGTCATCTGGAATAGCCTCAGCCGCTCCTACTTCAAGGATCGTGCCCACATCCAGTCCCTCTTCAGCTTCATCACAG GCACCAAACTGGACAGCTCTGGTGTGGCCTTTGCCGTGGtgggggcctgccaggctctcggTCTCCGGGATGTCCACTTGGCCTTGTCCGAGGACCACGCCTGGGTAGTGTTTGGGCCCAATGGAGAACAAACAGCTGAAGTCACTTGGCATGGCAAGGGCAATGAGGATCGCAGAGGCCAGACAGTCAACGCGGGTGTGGCTGAGCGG AGCTGGCTGTACCTGAAAGGATCATACATGCGCTGTGACCGCAAGATGGAGGTGGCATTTATGGTGTGCGCCATCAACCCTTCCATTGACCTGCACACTGACTCCctggagctgctgcagctgcagcAG AAGCTGCTGTGGCTGCTCTATGACCTGGGACATCTGGAAAG GTACCCGATGGCGCTGGGGAACCTGGCGGATCTGGAGGAGCTGGAGCCCACCCCGGGCCGGCCGGACCCACTCACCCTCTACCACAAG GGCATTGCCTCAGCCAAGACCTACTACCGGGATGAGCACATCTACCCCTACATGTACCTGGCTGGCTACCACTGTCGCAACCGCAATGTGCGCGAAGCTCTGCAGGCCTGGGCCGACACAGCCACCGTCATCCAGGA CTACAACTACTGCCGTGAAGACGAGGAGATCTACAAGGAGTTCTTTGAAGTAGCCAATGACGTCATCCCCAACCTGCTGAAGGAGGCTGCCAGCCTACTGGAGGCTGGCGAGGAGCGACCCGGGGAGCAGACCCAG gGCATGCAGAGTCAGGGTTCTGCCCTCCAGGACCCAGAGTGCTTCGCCCATCTGCTGCGATTCTACGATGGCATCTGCAAATGGGAAGAGGGCAGCCCCACCCCCGTGCTGCACGTGGGCTGGGCCACCTTCCTTGTGCAGTCCCTAGGCCGTTTTGAGGGACAG GTGCGGCAGAAGGTACGCATAGTGAGCCGAGAGGCGGAGGCGGCGGAGGCTGAAGAGCCGTGGGGCGAGGAAGCCCGAGAAGGCCGGCGGCGGGGCCCACGGCGGGAATCCAAGCCCGAGGAGCCGCCGCCGCCTAAGAAGCCGGCGCTGGACAAGGGCCCAGGCGCGGGCCAGGGTGCGGTGCCGGGACCCCCTCGGAAGCCCCCAGGCACAGTCCCCGGGACTGTCCGCGGCGCTGAAGGCAGCAGCGCGGCTCCAGTGCCGGCACCTGCTGCGTCACCGCCACCCGAGGGTCCAGTGCTGACATTCCAGAGCGAGAAGATGAAAGGCATGAAGGAGCTGCTTGTGGCCACCAAGATCAATTCGAGCGCCATCAAGCTGCAGCTCACGGCGCAGTCACAAGTGCAGATGAAGAAGCAGAAGGTGTCTACACCGAGTGACTACACGCTTTCCTTCCTCAAGCGGCAGCGCAAGGGTCTCTGA
- the MEN1 gene encoding menin isoform X2 — MGLKAAQKTLFPLRSIDDVVRLFAAELGREEPDLVLLSLVLGFVEHFLAVNRVIPTNVPELTFQPSPAPDPPGGLTYFPVADLSIIAALYARFTAQIRGAVDLSLYPREGGVSSRELVKKVSDVIWNSLSRSYFKDRAHIQSLFSFITGTKLDSSGVAFAVVGACQALGLRDVHLALSEDHAWVVFGPNGEQTAEVTWHGKGNEDRRGQTVNAGVAERSWLYLKGSYMRCDRKMEVAFMVCAINPSIDLHTDSLELLQLQQKLLWLLYDLGHLERYPMALGNLADLEELEPTPGRPDPLTLYHKGIASAKTYYRDEHIYPYMYLAGYHCRNRNVREALQAWADTATVIQDYNYCREDEEIYKEFFEVANDVIPNLLKEAASLLEAGEERPGEQTQGMQSQGSALQDPECFAHLLRFYDGICKWEEGSPTPVLHVGWATFLVQSLGRFEGQVRQKVRIVSREAEAAEAEEPWGEEAREGRRRGPRRESKPEEPPPPKKPALDKGPGAGQGAVPGPPRKPPGTVPGTVRGAEGSSAAPVPAPAASPPPEGPVLTFQSEKMKGMKELLVATKINSSAIKLQLTAQSQVQMKKQKVSTPSDYTLSFLKRQRKGL, encoded by the exons ATGGGGCTGAAGGCTGCCCAGAAAACGCTATTCCCGCTGCGTTCCATCGACGATGTGGTGCGCCTGTTCGCTGCCGAGCTGGGCCGAGAGGAGCCGGACCTGGTGCTCCTATCCTTGGTACTGGGCTTCGTGGAGCATTTCCTAGCTGTCAACCGCGTCATCCCCACCAACGTGCCTGAGCTCACTTTTCAGCCCAGCCCTGCGCCCGACCCTCCTGGCGGCCTCACCTACTTCCCGGTGGCCGACCTGTCCATCATCGCTGCCCTCTATGCCCGCTTCACTGCCCAGATCCGTGGCGCCGTTGACCTGTCTCTCTACCCGCGAGAGGGGGGCGTCTCCAGCCGTGAGCTGGTCAAGAAGGTCTCCGATGTCATCTGGAATAGCCTCAGCCGCTCCTACTTCAAGGATCGTGCCCACATCCAGTCCCTCTTCAGCTTCATCACAG GCACCAAACTGGACAGCTCTGGTGTGGCCTTTGCCGTGGtgggggcctgccaggctctcggTCTCCGGGATGTCCACTTGGCCTTGTCCGAGGACCACGCCTGGGTAGTGTTTGGGCCCAATGGAGAACAAACAGCTGAAGTCACTTGGCATGGCAAGGGCAATGAGGATCGCAGAGGCCAGACAGTCAACGCGGGTGTGGCTGAGCGG AGCTGGCTGTACCTGAAAGGATCATACATGCGCTGTGACCGCAAGATGGAGGTGGCATTTATGGTGTGCGCCATCAACCCTTCCATTGACCTGCACACTGACTCCctggagctgctgcagctgcagcAG AAGCTGCTGTGGCTGCTCTATGACCTGGGACATCTGGAAAG GTACCCGATGGCGCTGGGGAACCTGGCGGATCTGGAGGAGCTGGAGCCCACCCCGGGCCGGCCGGACCCACTCACCCTCTACCACAAG GGCATTGCCTCAGCCAAGACCTACTACCGGGATGAGCACATCTACCCCTACATGTACCTGGCTGGCTACCACTGTCGCAACCGCAATGTGCGCGAAGCTCTGCAGGCCTGGGCCGACACAGCCACCGTCATCCAGGA CTACAACTACTGCCGTGAAGACGAGGAGATCTACAAGGAGTTCTTTGAAGTAGCCAATGACGTCATCCCCAACCTGCTGAAGGAGGCTGCCAGCCTACTGGAGGCTGGCGAGGAGCGACCCGGGGAGCAGACCCAG gGCATGCAGAGTCAGGGTTCTGCCCTCCAGGACCCAGAGTGCTTCGCCCATCTGCTGCGATTCTACGATGGCATCTGCAAATGGGAAGAGGGCAGCCCCACCCCCGTGCTGCACGTGGGCTGGGCCACCTTCCTTGTGCAGTCCCTAGGCCGTTTTGAGGGACAG GTGCGGCAGAAGGTACGCATAGTGAGCCGAGAGGCGGAGGCGGCGGAGGCTGAAGAGCCGTGGGGCGAGGAAGCCCGAGAAGGCCGGCGGCGGGGCCCACGGCGGGAATCCAAGCCCGAGGAGCCGCCGCCGCCTAAGAAGCCGGCGCTGGACAAGGGCCCAGGCGCGGGCCAGGGTGCGGTGCCGGGACCCCCTCGGAAGCCCCCAGGCACAGTCCCCGGGACTGTCCGCGGCGCTGAAGGCAGCAGCGCGGCTCCAGTGCCGGCACCTGCTGCGTCACCGCCACCCGAGGGTCCAGTGCTGACATTCCAGAGCGAGAAGATGAAAGGCATGAAGGAGCTGCTTGTGGCCACCAAGATCAATTCGAGCGCCATCAAGCTGCAGCTCACGGCGCAGTCACAAGTGCAGATGAAGAAGCAGAAGGTGTCTACACCGAGTGACTACACGCTTTCCTTCCTCAAGCGGCAGCGCAAGGGTCTCTGA